One genomic region from Candidatus Polarisedimenticolia bacterium encodes:
- the guaA gene encoding glutamine-hydrolyzing GMP synthase, with amino-acid sequence MSDDGVRHERVVVLDYGSQTSQLIARRVRDLSVYCELLPCTAPFEAIATPPPRGLILSGGPDSVYREGAPDLDSRLVSLEVPILGICYGMQLMGKTLGGRVKPSAGREFGRARLQVTQDVPLFAGLASEQQVWMSHGDSIEEPPPGFVITARTDATPCAAMADSRRALYAIQFHPEVAHTLQGREILRNFLYGICGCRGDWNIASVSEEIVEGIRRRVGAGRVVLGISGGVDSTVAAALLHRAIGDRLHPIFVDTGLLRQGEGDDVERALRDQLAIPLARVDASSEFLAGLSGIEDPEEKRRVIGRVFVAVFEREAAKLGKVDFLAQGTLYPDVIESTSFAGPSAVIKTHHNVGGLPEKMRLKLVEPLRELFKDEVRRLGATLGIPAELLGRHPFPGPGLAVRLLGAVTRERLEILRQADAIFIAELRGAGLYDQVAQAFAVLLPVKSVGVMGDYRTYENVCALRAVTTDDFMTADWARLPHDFLAAVSTRIVNEVRGINRVVYDVSSKPPSTIEWE; translated from the coding sequence ATGAGCGACGACGGCGTCCGGCACGAGAGAGTCGTCGTCCTGGATTACGGCTCGCAAACCTCCCAGCTGATCGCCCGGAGGGTCCGCGACCTCTCGGTCTATTGCGAGCTCCTGCCGTGCACCGCGCCGTTCGAGGCGATCGCCACGCCCCCCCCCCGCGGGCTGATCCTCTCGGGGGGGCCCGACTCCGTCTATCGCGAGGGCGCACCCGATCTCGATTCCCGTCTCGTCTCGCTCGAAGTGCCGATCCTCGGGATCTGCTACGGCATGCAGCTCATGGGAAAGACCCTCGGGGGACGAGTGAAGCCCTCCGCGGGAAGGGAGTTCGGCCGCGCGCGCCTCCAGGTGACGCAAGACGTTCCGCTGTTCGCGGGACTCGCCTCCGAGCAGCAGGTCTGGATGAGCCACGGCGACTCGATCGAAGAGCCGCCGCCGGGGTTCGTCATCACCGCGCGGACCGACGCCACTCCCTGCGCCGCCATGGCCGACTCGCGCCGCGCCCTTTACGCCATTCAGTTCCATCCCGAGGTGGCCCACACGCTTCAGGGGCGGGAGATCCTGCGCAACTTTCTCTACGGGATCTGCGGCTGCCGGGGCGACTGGAACATCGCCTCGGTGTCGGAGGAGATCGTGGAAGGGATCCGGCGGCGGGTGGGAGCGGGCCGCGTGGTCCTGGGGATCTCGGGAGGCGTCGATTCCACCGTCGCGGCGGCGCTGCTCCATCGCGCCATCGGCGACCGGCTCCATCCGATCTTCGTCGACACCGGACTCCTGCGCCAGGGAGAGGGGGATGACGTCGAGCGGGCCCTGCGCGACCAGCTGGCGATTCCGCTCGCCCGGGTGGACGCTTCCTCGGAGTTCCTGGCGGGCCTCTCCGGGATCGAAGACCCGGAGGAGAAGCGACGGGTGATCGGCCGGGTCTTCGTGGCGGTCTTCGAGCGGGAGGCCGCCAAGCTGGGGAAAGTGGACTTTCTGGCTCAGGGGACACTCTACCCCGACGTCATCGAATCGACCTCGTTCGCGGGACCTTCGGCGGTCATCAAGACGCATCACAACGTGGGGGGACTGCCGGAGAAGATGCGGCTGAAGCTGGTGGAGCCGCTGCGGGAGCTGTTCAAGGACGAGGTCCGCCGCCTGGGCGCGACCCTCGGGATTCCGGCCGAGCTTCTCGGCCGCCATCCCTTTCCGGGGCCGGGGCTGGCGGTGCGGCTCCTCGGGGCCGTGACGCGGGAGAGGCTGGAAATCCTCCGGCAGGCCGACGCGATTTTCATCGCGGAGCTGCGCGGCGCCGGCCTCTACGATCAGGTGGCCCAGGCGTTCGCCGTCCTGCTCCCCGTGAAGAGCGTCGGCGTGATGGGAGACTACCGGACCTACGAGAACGTCTGCGCCCTGCGGGCGGTCACGACCGATGACTTCATGACCGCCGACTGGGCCCGCCTGCCGCACGATTTTCTCGCGGCGGTTTCGACCCGCATCGTGAACGAGGTGCGCGGCATCAACCGCGTCGTCTACGACGTCTCCTCCAAACCCCCTTCCACGATCGAGTGGGAATAG
- the holA gene encoding DNA polymerase III subunit delta → MARQAARDGSSLRRDLSAGKISPVYFLVGEEAFLKEEAAAAIRRSVLGEAETEGTLWSLTVLEGGAATLAEILDAARTLPMLSERRLVLVKSAESMRESEADVLKEYLKDPAPTTCLVFATGSGKPDFRKAVFRALQERACVVEFPALKGPSIAKWIRDRVRARAAEIDPEAVALLEVHRGSDLFGMDQELSKVLDFLAPARRITAEALGETLGTAVAGSIFEMAERVGAGEGIEAIRLLRGILAEGEEPVRLLFLIARQIRILVTGKSLVKQGRRGRDLAAALGIPPYPALLEKTQRLIDRFPEEAGAPSLRRILEADRALKGGGGKGPVILERLVIDLSSLVNRRAPRAGARA, encoded by the coding sequence ATGGCCCGCCAAGCGGCGCGCGATGGGTCGAGCCTGCGGCGGGATCTCTCCGCGGGCAAGATCTCTCCCGTGTACTTCCTGGTCGGAGAGGAGGCCTTTCTGAAGGAGGAGGCCGCGGCGGCCATCCGGAGGTCGGTCCTGGGCGAGGCGGAAACCGAAGGCACGCTCTGGAGCCTGACCGTCCTGGAAGGGGGCGCGGCGACGCTCGCGGAGATTCTCGATGCGGCGCGGACGCTCCCGATGCTGTCGGAGCGCCGGCTGGTCCTGGTCAAGAGCGCCGAGAGCATGCGGGAATCGGAGGCCGATGTCCTCAAGGAATACTTGAAAGATCCCGCGCCGACCACCTGTCTCGTCTTCGCGACCGGATCGGGGAAGCCCGATTTCCGGAAGGCCGTGTTCCGCGCCTTGCAGGAGCGCGCTTGCGTCGTGGAGTTCCCGGCGCTCAAGGGTCCCTCGATCGCCAAGTGGATCCGGGATCGGGTCCGGGCGCGCGCGGCCGAGATCGACCCCGAGGCGGTGGCGCTGCTCGAAGTCCATCGCGGATCGGATCTCTTCGGGATGGATCAGGAGCTGTCGAAGGTCCTGGACTTCCTGGCGCCGGCGCGCCGGATCACGGCGGAAGCGCTCGGCGAGACCCTCGGGACGGCGGTGGCGGGATCGATCTTCGAGATGGCGGAGCGCGTCGGAGCGGGGGAGGGGATCGAGGCGATTCGTCTGCTCCGAGGGATCCTGGCGGAAGGGGAGGAGCCGGTCCGGCTGCTGTTTCTCATCGCCCGGCAGATCCGCATCCTGGTGACCGGAAAATCGCTCGTCAAACAGGGACGCCGCGGCCGCGATCTGGCGGCGGCGCTCGGGATTCCGCCGTACCCCGCGCTCCTGGAGAAGACGCAGCGGCTGATCGATCGGTTCCCCGAGGAGGCGGGAGCCCCCTCGTTGAGAAGGATCTTGGAGGCGGACCGGGCGCTGAAGGGTGGCGGAGGGAAGGGACCGGTGATCCTGGAAAGACTGGTGATCGACCTCTCTTCTCTGGTGAACCGACGCGCCCCGCGCGCGGGGGCGAGGGCATGA
- the lptE gene encoding LPS assembly lipoprotein LptE, which produces MRRPGQLLLVLAAGAWIGCGYHLTGHSSNLPPGITRIGVPTFINKTDRPELEQRITGHVISQFLTRGRYQIVASEEGVDAVLRGEITTFVQTPVAINAQGRATRYEIIINAKAVLVGTADDQTLWQDDHFVFRRQYDVSAQAEGAITEETVALDQVSIDFAESVVTSILEGF; this is translated from the coding sequence GTGAGGAGGCCGGGACAGCTCCTGCTCGTTCTGGCGGCGGGGGCCTGGATCGGCTGCGGGTACCACCTCACCGGACACTCGAGCAACCTGCCTCCGGGAATCACGCGAATCGGCGTCCCGACTTTCATCAACAAGACCGATCGTCCCGAGCTGGAGCAGCGCATCACCGGGCACGTGATCAGCCAGTTCCTGACGCGCGGCCGGTATCAGATCGTCGCCAGCGAGGAAGGGGTCGACGCCGTCCTACGGGGCGAGATCACGACGTTCGTGCAGACGCCGGTGGCCATCAACGCCCAAGGCCGCGCCACGCGCTACGAGATCATCATCAACGCCAAGGCGGTCCTCGTCGGCACGGCCGACGACCAGACGCTGTGGCAGGACGATCACTTCGTCTTCCGCCGGCAGTACGACGTCTCGGCGCAGGCGGAAGGCGCCATCACCGAGGAGACCGTCGCCTTGGATCAAGTCAGCATCGATTTCGCGGAATCGGTCGTGACCTCGATTCTGGAAGGTTTTTGA
- the leuS gene encoding leucine--tRNA ligase: MLSFAAISRTCADPARGVLSEYDFRAIEAKWQKIWEDEKAFEVDNRPDPSRPDFYCLEMLPYPSGRLHMGHVRNYTIGDALARFKTARGFKVLHPMGWDSFGLPAENAAIKRKIHPRIWTEDNISQMRQQLRRMGYSYDWRREIAAHRPEYYRWNQWFFLKLLERGLAYRANRWVNWCNTCQTVLANEQVEGGVCWRCESPVVRKALEQWFFRITDYAEELDAFLPKLTGWSDRVRQMQKNWIGRSEGALVRFSVERSAAEPLEIFTTRLDTIYGATFCVLAPEHPAVAALTAGSPEAARVTEFVRRMTERNVSTLDFETEEKEGVFTGRHALNPYTGERIPIWVGNFVLMEYGTGAIMAVPGNDARDHEFALKYGLPIRPVVRPEDASAPPAADGPFVEPGILIDSGPYTGMTSGSAFEAMLLSGEEKGFARRTVHYRIRDWGISRQRYWGTPIPVIHCARCGAVPVPEKDLPVILPDDVEFTGEGGSPLARSASFTKADCPRCGNPARRETDTMDTFVDSSWYFYRYTDPQNERAPFDAAAARAWFPIDQYTGGITHAILHLIYCRFFTKVMRDMGLVDLDEPVVRLLNQGMVLKGGSAMSKSKGNVVEPDSMVERYGADTCRLFILFASPPERDLEWNDQGVEGCHRFLERVWRLAASAFAPSPAPAPPAAGSERQTALRRKTHQTILRVTEDLDRRLHFNTAIAAIMELVNETSLFVQAGVTSEAERACAREALTAIVRLLSPFAPHFSEEVWERLDGKGRLLSLAWPEADPALAAAPQVEVVVQINGKLRGKVTVGRGASEGEVLERARGDARLEAHLQGKTLAKTIFVPDRLLNLVVRG; encoded by the coding sequence ATGCTAAGTTTCGCTGCTATTTCAAGGACTTGCGCCGATCCGGCGAGGGGCGTCTTGAGCGAGTACGACTTTCGAGCGATCGAAGCCAAGTGGCAGAAGATCTGGGAGGACGAGAAGGCATTCGAGGTCGACAACCGTCCCGATCCCTCCCGCCCCGACTTCTACTGCCTCGAAATGCTCCCCTACCCCTCCGGCCGCCTGCATATGGGGCACGTCCGCAATTACACCATCGGCGACGCCTTGGCCCGGTTCAAGACGGCGAGGGGCTTCAAGGTGCTCCATCCGATGGGGTGGGACTCTTTCGGGCTGCCGGCCGAAAATGCTGCCATCAAGCGGAAGATCCACCCGCGAATCTGGACGGAAGACAACATCTCCCAGATGCGCCAGCAGCTGCGGCGAATGGGATATTCCTACGATTGGCGGAGGGAAATCGCCGCCCACCGCCCCGAGTACTACCGGTGGAATCAGTGGTTCTTCCTCAAGCTGCTCGAGCGCGGCCTGGCCTACCGCGCCAACCGCTGGGTCAACTGGTGCAACACCTGCCAGACCGTTCTCGCCAACGAGCAGGTCGAGGGCGGGGTCTGCTGGCGCTGCGAGTCGCCGGTCGTCCGCAAGGCGCTGGAGCAATGGTTCTTCCGCATCACGGACTACGCCGAGGAGCTCGATGCCTTCCTGCCCAAGCTCACCGGCTGGTCCGATCGGGTCCGCCAGATGCAGAAGAACTGGATCGGCCGCAGCGAGGGGGCCCTCGTCCGCTTTTCCGTCGAGAGATCGGCGGCCGAGCCGCTGGAGATCTTCACCACGCGCCTCGACACGATCTACGGCGCCACGTTCTGCGTGCTGGCGCCCGAGCATCCCGCCGTGGCGGCTCTGACCGCCGGGTCCCCCGAAGCGGCGCGGGTCACGGAGTTCGTGCGGCGCATGACGGAGCGCAACGTCTCGACCCTCGACTTCGAGACGGAGGAGAAGGAAGGCGTGTTCACCGGACGGCACGCCCTGAACCCCTACACGGGAGAGCGGATCCCGATCTGGGTGGGGAACTTCGTCCTGATGGAGTACGGCACGGGTGCCATCATGGCGGTGCCCGGGAACGACGCGCGGGACCATGAGTTCGCGCTGAAATACGGCCTGCCGATCCGCCCGGTCGTCCGTCCGGAAGACGCCTCCGCGCCGCCCGCCGCGGACGGACCGTTCGTCGAGCCCGGGATCTTGATCGATTCCGGGCCCTATACGGGGATGACGAGCGGCTCGGCCTTCGAGGCGATGCTGCTATCCGGCGAGGAGAAGGGCTTCGCGCGGCGCACCGTGCATTACCGGATCCGCGATTGGGGAATCTCCCGGCAGCGCTACTGGGGCACTCCCATCCCGGTCATCCATTGCGCGCGGTGCGGGGCCGTCCCCGTTCCCGAGAAGGACCTGCCCGTCATTCTTCCGGACGACGTGGAGTTCACCGGCGAAGGGGGCTCGCCGCTGGCGCGCTCCGCCTCCTTCACGAAGGCGGACTGCCCGCGTTGCGGCAACCCGGCGCGGCGCGAGACCGACACGATGGACACGTTCGTCGATTCGTCGTGGTATTTCTACCGCTACACCGATCCCCAAAACGAGCGCGCTCCTTTCGACGCGGCGGCCGCACGCGCCTGGTTTCCCATCGACCAGTACACCGGCGGCATCACCCACGCCATCCTGCATCTGATCTATTGCCGCTTCTTCACGAAAGTGATGCGGGACATGGGACTCGTGGATCTCGACGAGCCGGTCGTGCGGCTGCTGAACCAGGGCATGGTCCTCAAAGGCGGCTCGGCCATGTCGAAATCGAAAGGGAACGTCGTCGAGCCCGACTCCATGGTGGAGCGCTACGGAGCGGACACCTGCCGTCTCTTCATCCTCTTCGCCTCGCCGCCGGAGCGGGATCTGGAGTGGAACGATCAAGGAGTGGAAGGGTGCCACCGTTTCCTGGAGCGCGTCTGGCGGCTCGCCGCGTCCGCTTTCGCCCCCTCCCCGGCGCCCGCCCCGCCGGCCGCCGGCTCCGAGCGCCAGACGGCGCTCCGGCGCAAGACGCATCAGACGATCCTTCGGGTCACCGAGGATCTCGACCGGCGGCTCCACTTCAACACCGCGATCGCCGCCATCATGGAGCTGGTGAACGAGACCAGCCTCTTCGTCCAAGCCGGCGTCACCAGCGAGGCGGAGCGAGCCTGCGCCCGCGAGGCGCTGACCGCCATCGTCCGCCTGCTCTCGCCGTTCGCGCCCCACTTCTCCGAGGAGGTCTGGGAGCGGCTGGACGGCAAGGGCCGCCTGCTGAGCCTCGCCTGGCCCGAGGCCGATCCGGCGCTCGCCGCGGCGCCGCAGGTGGAGGTGGTGGTCCAGATCAACGGCAAGCTCCGGGGGAAGGTGACGGTCGGGCGCGGGGCCTCCGAAGGGGAGGTCCTCGAGCGGGCCCGCGGCGACGCGCGGCTGGAAGCCCATCTCCAAGGAAAGACGCTGGCCAAGACGATCTTCGTTCCGGATCGTCTCCTCAACCTCGTGGTGCGCGGGTGA